A single Lactuca sativa cultivar Salinas chromosome 8, Lsat_Salinas_v11, whole genome shotgun sequence DNA region contains:
- the LOC111914266 gene encoding putative HVA22-like protein g has translation MIGSFLTRGLVMVFGYAYPAYECFKSVEKNKPDIDQLRFWCQYWILVAVLTVSERIGDTFISWVPMYSEAKLAFFIYLWYPKTKGTGYVYESFFRPYISKHEREIDRSLMELRTMAVDAAVLYWQKAGNYIQTKTFDILQYVASQSTPKPQPDNSTRQHDLNLKAQKVVAHEETKEPSSPVASSSSSSGSNTGTGTDTGETEKPDVGPTQDPPLPDSDVLTKEKESKKESVVEEAKESVRVTRARLRKATSLQ, from the exons ATGATTGGATCTTTTCTTACTAGAGGACTTGT AATGGTGTTTGGCTATGCATATCCAGCCTACGAATGCTTCAAATCAGTTGAAAAGAATAAACCTGACATCGATCAACTCCGCTTTTGGTGCCAATACTG GATCTTGGTTGCTGTATTAACTGTTTCTGAACGAATTGGTGACACATTTATTTCAtg GGTTCCAATGTATAGTGAAGCAAAGTTGGCGTTTTTCATATACTTGTGGTACCCCAAAACaaag GGGACAGGATACGTATATGAATCGTTTTTTAGACCATATATTTCAAAGCATGAAAGAGAGATTGACAGAAGTTTAATGGAACTAAGAACAATGGCTGTAGATGCTGCAGTTTTATATTGGCAAAAGGCTGGAAATTATATCCAAACAAAAACTTTTGATATTCTTCAATATGTTGCTTCACAATCAACACCAAAGCCTCAACCTGATAATAGTACACGTCAGCATGATTTGAACCTTAAAGCACAAAAGGTAGTAGCTCATGAGGAAACCAAAGAGCCATCATCTCCTGTTGCCAGCTCATCATCATCGTCTGGTTCAAATACTGGTACTGGTACAGATACAGGTGAAACAGAGAAACCGGATGTAGGGCCCACACAAGACCCTCCATTGCCGGATTCTGATGTTTtgacaaaagaaaaagaaagtaaAAAAGAGAGTGTGGTGGAAGAGGCTAAGGAGAGTGTGAGGGTGACACGTGCTAGGTTAAGGAAAGCAACATCGCTTCAGTGA